GAAGGCGCTCGGGTCGTTGGGCTAGGGGCCGCGGCCGCCGGGCCTTCGAGGCTCGTCGCTGGCGCTCCTCGCACCTCAGGCAGCGCAGGGCGGGCCGTCACCCCCTGCCCCCTGAGGAGGCCCGGAGCTTGCGGAGGGCCGTCACGAAGGGTCCGGTACCTTCGGACCGTGACGACCCCGGAAGTCCTGCGCCTGAATTCGGTCGACTTCGTGCGGCAGTCCCGCGCGATCCTCGCCGACATCGACCTCACCGTCCACGCCGGCGAGCGGTGGGCGCTCATCGGCCCGAACGGCGCCGGCAAGTCGACGATCCTGAGCCTGTGCGGCGCGGAACAGCATCCGACGCGCGGGACCGTCCATGTCCTCGGACACCAACTGGGGCGCGTCGAGACCCGGAAACTGCGTGAGTCCATCGGCCACGTCAATCCGCGGCATCCGCTGCGGTCGCCGCTGTCGATCCGCGAGGTGGTGCTGACCGGTGCGACCGGCACGACCGAGTTGATGGACCACCGGGAACCCGCACCGGAGACACTGGCCCGCGCCGACGAACTGATCGAGATGCTCGTCTTGAGCGCGCTCGCGTCGGCGCCGTGGACGAACCTGTCGCAGGGCGAACGCGGCCGGACCCTGATCGCCCGCGCGCTGCTCTCCGATCCTCGACTCCTGCTGCTCGACGAACCGTCGACCGGCCTCGATGTGGCTGCCCGCGAGCGTCTTCTGCAGACCGTCGACCGGCTACACCGGACACATCCCGATCTCGCAACGGTGCTCGTCACCCATCACCTCGAGGAACTACCCGAGACGACCACGCATGCCGTGCTGGTGACCGGCGGCCGGATCCTCGCCGCGGGGCCGGTTCACGACATTCTCACCACAGCCCTGGTGACCGAGTGCTTCGACTACCCGATCGAGATCGCCCACGACGAAGGGCGGTGGTCGGCGCGGGGCGTCGCGACCACTTCTCCCTGAACTCAAGCACCGCGAGTGGTCCCCAGTGCGAAGGCCGCCGGCGACGAGATGGCCCCCTGCAGATTTCGTGCGCTCCGAGGTCGGTGGCGAACCCGGGCCCTCTTGTCGGCCAGCCGCTGTGTGACTGGTGGGGTGTCTGTTCACCACGGTTCACTGCGGTTCACCATCGGGACGTGTGTGACAGTGACTGTGGAACAACCATTTTCGACGAAATCGGGGTTGTGGAGAAATCTCGTCGTCGAACGTTCTGGCGAGTACCTTGGTGTCATGACCCCGATCACCGAGCTCCGCGACACCCTCATTGGTCTACAATTTCCACCCGACGACGGGAGTGGTCGCGCGGTGGTCGAGCGACTCGACGAACTACGCGTGCTGCGCAACGTCCTCGATCACCAGATCGCCGTCCACATCGCCCTGTTGGAGGATT
The genomic region above belongs to Gordonia hongkongensis and contains:
- a CDS encoding ABC transporter ATP-binding protein, whose amino-acid sequence is MTTPEVLRLNSVDFVRQSRAILADIDLTVHAGERWALIGPNGAGKSTILSLCGAEQHPTRGTVHVLGHQLGRVETRKLRESIGHVNPRHPLRSPLSIREVVLTGATGTTELMDHREPAPETLARADELIEMLVLSALASAPWTNLSQGERGRTLIARALLSDPRLLLLDEPSTGLDVAARERLLQTVDRLHRTHPDLATVLVTHHLEELPETTTHAVLVTGGRILAAGPVHDILTTALVTECFDYPIEIAHDEGRWSARGVATTSP